The sequence AACAGGACGGATCCTTTGCCTTCCCACCCTCGGGCAGACGGGGGATCGCATTTTGGAACGCAGTTCGCGCACTCAACATGCTGGGCGCCCAGATCCTCCTATTCCCCGACGACCAGCGCAACGCAACAACCGTCGCCGGACTCCGCCAATGGTTCAAAACGTGGAAAGCATCCGGCAACACCCATCACGAAGTACTCGCGCGCGTCCCCATGCTCGTCAGCCATCCAGACCCCGCCTGGGTCAACGCGTTCTTCGACGAACTCGCCGCACAACAGCACCCTGCGCTCGGAACCTGGCCCGCTGAAGGCCCCACCAACATCAGCCGCACATTTGCCTACAGTCTGATCTACACCGGAATGGACAAACTCCCGCCACAGCCTGAAAAAATCATAGATGCCATGCTAAATCTCCAGGAGAAAAACGGCTTCTGGCACGGACGCCCCAACTTTTCAACCATGGACGCGGTCTATCTGCTATCGCGACTGCCAAAAGCCACCGGGTGGCGCGAGACAGAAGCAAACGCCGCGCTACACCGCACAGCAGATGCGCTCATCCCCTATTACAAAGCGCATGCAGAACGCGACAAGCAGGACACCCATCAATTCGCAGCCACCGTACAAACATTCGCCCTGCTATACGAAGCCTTGCCCCAGAGATTCTCAACATCGCACCCGTGGCGATTCGGATGGCGCAATCGCGCATTCTGGCAATGCCGCGTAATCAAAGAGAAACTGACCGCCCATTACTGACACACACCAGAACAGGAGCACATCACCCATGAAAATCACCGATGTAGAAACCATAGTAATCAAAAACATCCAGCCCTATCGCGGGGGGCGATACTGGCTCTTTGTCCGGCTCATCACCGACGAAGGCATCGTCGGACTGGGCGAGCGACCCTCGGGAAATGCCACCAATCTGGACGCCCAAATCAGCCTCATCAAAAACCTGTGCCAGCAATTCGCCATTGGCACAAGCCCCTTTGACATCGAAAGCCTGTGGCAGCGCATCTTTGCGTCCCGGCACGACTATCGCCACCCTGGCCTCGACGCAACACCCGCCTTGAGCGCCATTGAAATGGCGTGTTGGGACATCGTCGGCAAAGCCCTGAACCAGCCCATCTACAACCTGCTCGGCGGCAGGGTCCACGACAAACTCAGGGCTTATGCCTATATGCCAACCGACGGCATCTGGGAAAATCCAGAACGCGCTGGCGAAATCGCAACCCGTCTGGTCGAGAATGGAAATACCGCCTGCAAATTCGACCCCTTCCAACCCCTCTTTCCCCATCCGCGCGATTTCCCACTCAAAACCATCCGCCACGTCGCCAAAATATTCAAAAGCATCCGGGACGCAGTCGGCGACGAATTGGAAATCGGCATCGGCACTCACGGACAATTCAGCACATCCGGCGCAATCCGCGTGGCAAAAGAACTGGAAGAATTCAGCCCCTTCTGGTTCGAAGAACCCGTCCCCCCGGAAAACATCGACGAAATGGCCCGCGTCGCCGCCCACACCAGCATCCCAATAGCCACAGGCGAACGGCTCGTCACCAAATACGAATTTGCCGAACTCCTGAAAAAACAGGCCGCGCAGATCCTCCAATTAGACGTGGGACAATGTGGTGGAATATTGGAATCCAAAAAAATCGCCAGCATGGCTGAAGCCCACTACGCCCTCATCGCGCCCCACATGTATTGCGGTCCCATCGCCGCAGCCGCCGCAGTACAACTCGACACATGCTCACCGAACTTTCTGATCCAGGAATTCAACGCCAACGACCTCCACAGCGAAATATTCGTAGAGCCAATCCAATTTGAAAGCGGCTATATCACCCCGCCAACAGGACCTGGTCTGGGAATCGAACTCGACGAATCAGTAGTTGCCAAACACCGTGCGTAAAATAAAAAAGCGGTGATCCGAAGACCACCGCTTTTTTGCGTTTATCGCGAACACTTACTTGTCGCGATGCAAAATCTGTCGCAAACGCCCGACTTCGCGTTGCAGATAATTGATATGCTGATAAACCGCTGCATCTTCTGGCTTTACCAGAGGTGCTGGACGCAAAGCGACCAGATCAGTGCTATCCATCTGATCCAGCTCGACTTGTATCGCCACCACCTGTCCCTCGCGTCGAATACCTATCGTTGCGGTCTCGCCCGGCGTACTTTCCAGCACCATCCGCTTCAAATGCACTGGACCACCAATGGCGCGCCCGCGATATGAAAGCACCACATCGCCCGGCTGAATCCCGCCCTCAGTTGCAGGACTATTGGGCTGCACATTGACCACCACCACCTCGTTGCCCCGTGGTGCAACCTCCACACCCAGTTTGCCATACGCCATCTGCCCATGTGCAACCAGCGCGCGCGCCACCCGCATCGCGCGATTGATCGGAATGACAAAAACCGACGACGGCAGGGAGGTCCATCCAAATAGAGAACCATCGTCTTGAGTAACGGTGCGAATCGGGTCTTCATAGCGCCACACCATGCCCCCAACCCGTCCATTACCACAAAACACGGGAGCCCCGCCATAACTGCTCTGCACGCGGGCCGACACCTGAAACAAATCCCTATCCCGATAGATTCCGTACACCATCCCAACAGAAGGCACCAGATTGCCAAAATCATTGCCCAATAAAAGGGCGTAATGCCCAATTTTAATATGCTGAGAATTTCCCACCAAAACCGTGGGCAAATTTTCTGCCTCAACGCGAATAACAGCAATCCCCGAAATCGGATCTGCCCCCACCAGTGTAGCCCGCACCTGCAGACCAGAAGCCAGCGTCACCCGAATCTCATCGGCATCTGCAATAGCGGCTTCAATCGTTAAAATATAACCCTGGGGATCAAAAATAAACCCCGTGCCATGGGTAAACACCGAACCAAACGGCCCGCTATCTGCCCGCGCACGGGGAGGATAGAGCGTGTGAATCCGCACCACACTCTGCCGATTATCTTCCAAAATTGCAGCAATTTCCTCTTCAAGCGCGCACAACAGGCTGCGTTCTTCCGTCCATCCCCTGCCCACGACGAGCAGACACAACGCCATTGCGCAACACAAAGATCTCATGATCCCGCCTCTCTCCACTTGTCGAGTCAACGTCAAAATGAATACGAAACGGGAACCTGTTTCACGCGGCGCAAATCGCGCATATCCGATGGCAGTTGCTTCAACCGCGATGCGGAATCCACACGCGCCGAATCCCGATAATGACGAGAATCCAGACTATAAGACTCCTTGGACAAACGCTCCAATTCCAGAGCACCGACATCAACACTCGGCAATCTCTCGCCCGGCACCAGCGGAATTTCCTGGCGCTCCACTGCCATTTGTGGGGTAGGCGTTGTATCGCTATAGAAAACCACCTGCGTCAACCCCAGGCCGATCACCACAGCCGCAGCCAGCGTTGTAATCGTCCGCGAAACAGAAGAAAACATAGTGCGCCGCGCCCTGTGCAAAGGCTGTTTTTCTTTTGCCATAGCCATAGCCAAATGGCTGCGCAGGGTAAAATCAAACTCAGCCGATGGGCGCACCTGTGGCAATTGCGCCATGCGCTCCTTCAAAGTTTGCACATCGGCCAGCAAAGTGCGACAATGCTCGCACTCGGCAGCTTTGCGTTCCATTTCCGCCATCTCAATCGGACTCATTTCGCCATCTACATAATCCGAAACTCGCGCTTCAAAATCAGTAACGGTCATGTCTATATTTTACCTCCGGACAGTGTTTTCACGATATCTTAGACATTCAGGCCCACATCTCGGCCTTCATTTTTCAATTTTTGTTGTAATTTTAAGCGCCCGCGATTGACCCGCGACTTCACCGTCCCAACCGGACACTTCACAATTTCAGAAATCTCATAATACGACATACCTTCTACATCGCGCAACAAAATCACCTGGCGATAATTATCGGGCAATGAAGCAATAGCACTCTGAATCTCCACATCGGCCAGCGAAGATTCCGCCATGCGATCGGGACGCATAGATTCATCGGGCAAATCCATGCCCGTATCTGACTCCTCGTCTCGATCCAGTGAAAACAACCGCCATCGCTTGCGCCTTCTCAACTCACTTTTGGCCAAATTTCCAGCAATCGTAAACAGCCATGTAGAGAAATTGGCAATTGCGCGGTATTCCTCGCGCTTTCCAAACGCGCGCAAAAACGCCTCTTGCACGATATCTTCTGCTGTTTCTCGATCGCTCACAAAGCGAAAAACAAAATTGTACAACCGCCCTTGATAGCGCCGCACAATTTTTCCATAAGCATCAATATCTCCGGCAGAGACCTCAGCTAAAATCTCTGTATCTGGTTGTTCGCTCAGTCCATATTTTGAATTTGCCATAAGCATGGAATCCCTCCCCTTCGGGCATGTATCCCCCTCCCTTCCCAAAGCTTTACATCCTCACTCCTGCTATTAAACCCTTCACACGCCCTCAGGGTTCCCAAAAATACGCGCCGCCTATTTTTCCGCATTG is a genomic window of Gemmatimonadota bacterium containing:
- a CDS encoding mandelate racemase/muconate lactonizing enzyme family protein, with protein sequence MKITDVETIVIKNIQPYRGGRYWLFVRLITDEGIVGLGERPSGNATNLDAQISLIKNLCQQFAIGTSPFDIESLWQRIFASRHDYRHPGLDATPALSAIEMACWDIVGKALNQPIYNLLGGRVHDKLRAYAYMPTDGIWENPERAGEIATRLVENGNTACKFDPFQPLFPHPRDFPLKTIRHVAKIFKSIRDAVGDELEIGIGTHGQFSTSGAIRVAKELEEFSPFWFEEPVPPENIDEMARVAAHTSIPIATGERLVTKYEFAELLKKQAAQILQLDVGQCGGILESKKIASMAEAHYALIAPHMYCGPIAAAAAVQLDTCSPNFLIQEFNANDLHSEIFVEPIQFESGYITPPTGPGLGIELDESVVAKHRA
- a CDS encoding PDZ domain-containing protein — its product is MRSLCCAMALCLLVVGRGWTEERSLLCALEEEIAAILEDNRQSVVRIHTLYPPRARADSGPFGSVFTHGTGFIFDPQGYILTIEAAIADADEIRVTLASGLQVRATLVGADPISGIAVIRVEAENLPTVLVGNSQHIKIGHYALLLGNDFGNLVPSVGMVYGIYRDRDLFQVSARVQSSYGGAPVFCGNGRVGGMVWRYEDPIRTVTQDDGSLFGWTSLPSSVFVIPINRAMRVARALVAHGQMAYGKLGVEVAPRGNEVVVVNVQPNSPATEGGIQPGDVVLSYRGRAIGGPVHLKRMVLESTPGETATIGIRREGQVVAIQVELDQMDSTDLVALRPAPLVKPEDAAVYQHINYLQREVGRLRQILHRDK
- a CDS encoding zf-HC2 domain-containing protein, whose protein sequence is MTVTDFEARVSDYVDGEMSPIEMAEMERKAAECEHCRTLLADVQTLKERMAQLPQVRPSAEFDFTLRSHLAMAMAKEKQPLHRARRTMFSSVSRTITTLAAAVVIGLGLTQVVFYSDTTPTPQMAVERQEIPLVPGERLPSVDVGALELERLSKESYSLDSRHYRDSARVDSASRLKQLPSDMRDLRRVKQVPVSYSF
- a CDS encoding sigma-70 family RNA polymerase sigma factor, giving the protein MANSKYGLSEQPDTEILAEVSAGDIDAYGKIVRRYQGRLYNFVFRFVSDRETAEDIVQEAFLRAFGKREEYRAIANFSTWLFTIAGNLAKSELRRRKRWRLFSLDRDEESDTGMDLPDESMRPDRMAESSLADVEIQSAIASLPDNYRQVILLRDVEGMSYYEISEIVKCPVGTVKSRVNRGRLKLQQKLKNEGRDVGLNV